In Colwellia sp. M166, a genomic segment contains:
- a CDS encoding DUF3301 domain-containing protein: MENIYYLLFIGLLFWYFVYLRKVAEYARSHADKYCKHENLQFLAIARLSSRLRFSKQFGPHWLSNFEFEFSGDGESTYHGTMTLRGYKLDNIDTPAYRVN; encoded by the coding sequence ATGGAAAACATTTATTACTTACTTTTTATCGGCTTGTTATTTTGGTATTTCGTGTATTTACGAAAAGTAGCAGAATATGCCCGATCACATGCTGATAAGTATTGTAAACATGAGAACTTGCAGTTTTTAGCTATCGCAAGACTATCTAGTAGATTGAGGTTTTCTAAGCAGTTTGGACCACATTGGCTGAGTAATTTTGAGTTTGAATTTAGTGGTGACGGTGAATCAACCTATCACGGCACGATGACCTTAAGAGGCTATAAATTAGATAATATCGATACACCTGCATATCGCGTTAACTAA
- a CDS encoding DUF3549 family protein: MSTTSDPISSISALLSLSDSQYRIYDIGRRVDKISTEQFEKIEAAQLPYPYPSQGHALLAIAFWQKQASSPYLWFVKLPLDERGLLNQGARNHFIAIIIEALGKDLSVNPSEQQDALLKKNPYHFTPAQYKLAAINSTVSTSLKYPASKFYLPVQQYLSGKNGWGNWQDIGVQGLSDFAFRLSENNNINILANAIAFLPAQVLLPLCSALENIVLPAKIIEQITARFIKTDITSDLNITIALLRALASSTDHPFCQKLLTNLMTNKTLDEEILIIIAGRLWPILSTEKMLFIYLEHLIQNHDNELFSAIFKDLVAIPTIRPVLLQAIRSPQRSPDLAQAIGMLFK, encoded by the coding sequence ATGAGCACAACTTCCGACCCTATCTCTTCGATTTCAGCACTACTGAGCTTATCTGACTCCCAATACCGTATTTACGATATTGGCCGTCGAGTCGATAAAATATCAACAGAACAATTTGAAAAAATTGAAGCGGCTCAATTACCTTATCCATACCCATCTCAAGGTCATGCTTTACTCGCTATTGCATTTTGGCAGAAACAGGCGAGCAGTCCATATTTATGGTTTGTAAAATTACCGCTTGATGAACGTGGCTTATTAAACCAAGGCGCTCGAAATCACTTTATTGCCATAATAATTGAAGCCTTAGGCAAAGATCTATCGGTCAATCCTAGCGAACAACAAGATGCATTATTGAAAAAAAATCCCTATCACTTCACACCGGCTCAATATAAATTAGCGGCAATAAATAGCACAGTATCGACATCATTAAAGTACCCTGCTAGTAAGTTTTATCTTCCGGTTCAACAATACTTGTCAGGCAAAAACGGCTGGGGAAATTGGCAAGATATTGGTGTACAAGGCTTATCCGACTTTGCATTTAGATTAAGTGAAAATAACAATATCAACATACTCGCTAATGCTATTGCTTTCTTACCAGCGCAAGTATTGCTGCCATTATGCTCGGCATTAGAAAATATTGTTTTGCCCGCAAAGATCATTGAACAGATAACTGCACGCTTTATAAAAACAGACATTACAAGCGATCTTAATATTACTATTGCGCTATTACGTGCTTTAGCCTCAAGTACTGATCATCCATTCTGTCAAAAATTGCTCACTAATTTAATGACGAATAAAACATTAGATGAAGAAATACTCATTATCATCGCCGGTCGCTTATGGCCAATACTAAGTACTGAAAAGATGCTCTTTATCTATTTAGAGCATTTGATACAAAACCATGATAACGAATTATTTTCGGCAATATTTAAAGACTTAGTTGCAATACCGACAATACGCCCCGTACTATTGCAAGCCATTCGTTCACCACAGCGTAGCCCTGACTTGGCTCAAGCCATTGGTATGTTGTTTAAATAA
- the truC gene encoding tRNA pseudouridine(65) synthase TruC, with amino-acid sequence MTIKSAGTVIVDKPILKILFQDEFLVAVDKPAGLFVHRSFMDKDEIYFALQLVRDQIGQYVYPLHRLDRPTSGVLLFALTQDVARLMGQAFSDRKIQKTYYALTRGHLLSDGVIEHPLKEKLDDLGDKNVSRDKEAQSAKTHYQSITIASLPVPLGKYSSVRYSLIKCLPHTGRRHQIRRHLAHLRHPIIGDINYGDNKQNPFFGEYFGFKRLMLIAKRVDFIHPVTELPITIEAEFDEQWQQIFSKLTWEQDSL; translated from the coding sequence ATGACCATTAAAAGTGCCGGTACGGTTATTGTTGATAAGCCGATATTAAAAATTTTATTTCAAGATGAGTTTCTTGTTGCCGTTGATAAGCCGGCAGGACTATTTGTTCATCGTAGCTTTATGGATAAAGATGAAATCTATTTTGCCTTGCAGTTAGTACGTGATCAAATTGGCCAGTACGTCTATCCTCTACATCGTTTAGATAGACCGACCTCAGGCGTGTTGCTCTTTGCTTTAACACAAGATGTTGCTCGCTTAATGGGACAGGCGTTTAGTGATAGAAAAATTCAAAAGACTTACTATGCCTTAACACGTGGGCATCTTTTGAGTGATGGTGTGATTGAGCACCCATTAAAAGAGAAACTTGATGATTTAGGTGATAAAAATGTTAGCCGGGATAAGGAAGCACAAAGTGCAAAAACTCACTATCAGTCAATAACAATCGCTTCATTACCTGTGCCTTTAGGTAAATATTCAAGTGTGCGGTATTCGTTGATTAAATGTCTGCCTCATACGGGTCGTCGCCATCAAATACGTCGACATCTTGCGCATTTGCGTCACCCGATTATTGGCGATATAAACTATGGTGATAATAAGCAAAATCCATTTTTTGGTGAGTATTTTGGCTTCAAACGATTGATGCTAATCGCTAAGCGTGTAGACTTTATTCATCCTGTTACGGAGTTGCCGATCACTATAGAAGCTGAGTTCGATGAGCAATGGCAGCAAATTTTTTCTAAATTGACATGGGAGCAAGACAGCTTGTAA
- the dapD gene encoding 2,3,4,5-tetrahydropyridine-2,6-dicarboxylate N-succinyltransferase — protein sequence MSELQTIIEQAFEERMNITPASVSSEVKQAVLDALAALNDGSARVAEKIAGEWVVHQWLKKAVLLSFRIWDNEVIDGAESKFFDKVPMKYSNYSHADFVADAVRIVPGASVRTGSYIGKNVVVMPSFVNIGAYVDEGCMVDGWATVGSCAQIGKNVHLSGGVGIGGVLEPLQAGPTIIEDNCFIGARSEIVEGVVVEEGAVISMGVYIGQSTRIFDRETGETLYGRVPAGSVVVPGNLPSKCGTYSLYAAIIVKKVDAKTRAKVGINALLRSVSEE from the coding sequence ATGTCAGAATTACAAACAATTATTGAGCAAGCATTCGAAGAACGCATGAATATTACCCCCGCAAGTGTATCTTCAGAAGTTAAACAAGCGGTATTAGATGCACTAGCGGCATTAAATGATGGCTCTGCGCGGGTTGCAGAGAAAATTGCCGGAGAATGGGTTGTTCACCAATGGCTTAAAAAAGCGGTATTACTTTCTTTTAGGATTTGGGATAACGAGGTTATCGATGGTGCTGAAAGCAAGTTTTTTGATAAAGTGCCAATGAAATACAGTAACTACAGCCATGCTGACTTTGTAGCTGATGCCGTTAGAATTGTACCCGGTGCATCAGTTCGTACCGGTAGTTACATTGGTAAAAATGTTGTTGTTATGCCAAGTTTCGTTAACATAGGCGCTTATGTCGATGAAGGCTGTATGGTTGATGGTTGGGCTACTGTCGGCTCTTGTGCGCAGATAGGGAAAAATGTACACCTCTCAGGTGGCGTTGGCATTGGTGGGGTTCTAGAGCCTCTACAAGCAGGCCCGACGATCATTGAAGATAATTGTTTTATTGGCGCTCGTTCAGAGATTGTAGAAGGGGTAGTCGTTGAAGAAGGTGCGGTAATTTCAATGGGCGTTTATATTGGTCAAAGCACACGTATTTTTGATCGTGAAACGGGTGAAACCCTTTATGGACGAGTACCTGCGGGCTCTGTCGTTGTACCCGGAAACTTGCCTTCAAAATGCGGAACTTATAGTTTATATGCTGCGATAATCGTGAAAAAAGTTGATGCTAAAACACGTGCTAAAGTAGGTATTAATGCCCTACTGCGTTCGGTATCAGAAGAATAA
- the glnD gene encoding [protein-PII] uridylyltransferase, producing MNITPPIPENYCEALAVSAPSLTSSEICTLSSEFLQWQKSEFPISEVTSLVAARAYYVDLILTKLWCQHHLDEYQISLAAVGGYGRKELHPYSDVDILLLTQDVIEDDLAEKISSFITQLWDVKLDIGHSVRSIKECLNQAIDDVTIATNLMEMRQICGNQALVTQLQPLLVEDIFWTSEKFFLAKRDEQYQRHQQYHGASYTLEPNLKANPGGLRDIQTIGWVAKRHFMADTLEQLIDHHYLTSNEFFELIECQDYLWRMRCALHFIAGRNENRLLFDYQADVAELMGFGDGGKLAIERMMKRFFRIISRVSELNRMLLQHFEYAILNEKKHSKEIVLNDDFVIIDGQIKVCNRRVFTRSTKIMEMFLLIAQHKEITDLHPETLRLMRNARRRLVSGMIDYARCREIFIKLIKHPRGLGLAFTLMHRHSIIGAYLPQWRNIVGQMQFDLFHAYSVDEHSYRLLKNLYRFSQPEHSHEYPLCSKIVQRVRKPELLYFAGIFHDIAKGRGGDHAKLGAIDALDFAKIHKLGDHDGRMISWLVEQHLLMSVTAQRRDISDPEVIKAFAEIVRDEAHLDYLYCLTVADMRATNESLWNSWKANLLEDLYYGTKRAFRRGLEKPVDLRAKIRENQQQAIAILKTNMVDQERLPQLWKEFKADYFLRYSPEQIAWHFQHILSHNKAKPLVIISPKPYRGGTEVFVYTQDKPNIFFNIVSLLGAKKLSIHDAKITTNKSGYTANTFVVLDNRNKAINDSARALSIARSLSVRLASKQIKIKPKPIAKRFRQFKVPTHVSFIEGTTKNRTMLEIVALDHPGLLANIAAIFQKCNIQIHSAKITTFGEKAEDVFTVSNNDNQALNKEQEAALEAMLCADSHR from the coding sequence TTGAATATTACCCCACCCATTCCAGAAAATTACTGTGAAGCTCTCGCTGTTAGCGCCCCTTCGTTAACGAGTTCAGAAATTTGTACACTGAGTAGTGAATTTCTGCAATGGCAAAAATCAGAATTTCCGATTAGCGAAGTCACTTCGCTTGTTGCTGCTCGTGCCTATTACGTTGATCTCATTTTAACCAAACTTTGGTGCCAACACCATTTAGATGAATATCAAATTAGTTTAGCTGCTGTTGGTGGCTACGGGCGTAAAGAGCTTCACCCTTATTCTGATGTAGATATTTTATTACTGACTCAAGATGTAATCGAAGACGATTTAGCCGAAAAAATATCATCATTTATTACCCAATTATGGGACGTAAAACTCGATATTGGTCACAGTGTTCGTAGTATCAAAGAATGTTTAAATCAAGCGATAGATGACGTCACTATTGCGACAAATTTAATGGAAATGCGCCAAATTTGTGGCAACCAAGCATTAGTAACTCAGTTACAACCCCTATTAGTTGAAGACATATTTTGGACCTCAGAAAAATTTTTCCTCGCTAAACGTGATGAACAATATCAACGTCACCAGCAATACCATGGCGCATCTTACACGCTAGAGCCAAACCTCAAAGCTAACCCTGGTGGTTTAAGGGATATTCAAACCATAGGTTGGGTCGCCAAGCGACATTTTATGGCTGATACCCTTGAGCAACTTATTGATCATCACTACTTAACCAGCAATGAGTTTTTTGAGCTCATTGAGTGTCAAGATTACCTTTGGCGTATGCGCTGTGCCTTACACTTTATCGCAGGTCGCAATGAAAATAGATTACTGTTTGATTATCAAGCCGATGTTGCAGAACTTATGGGCTTTGGTGATGGTGGTAAACTTGCTATAGAACGAATGATGAAACGATTTTTTCGTATAATATCTCGCGTTTCTGAACTCAATAGAATGTTATTACAACATTTTGAGTACGCTATTTTAAACGAAAAAAAACACAGTAAAGAAATTGTGCTCAATGATGATTTTGTCATTATTGATGGTCAGATCAAGGTATGTAATAGGCGCGTATTTACCCGCTCTACCAAGATCATGGAAATGTTTTTATTGATCGCTCAGCACAAAGAAATTACCGATTTACACCCTGAAACATTACGCTTAATGCGTAATGCGCGCCGACGTTTAGTCTCTGGTATGATTGACTACGCCCGTTGTCGCGAAATTTTCATCAAGCTTATTAAACACCCAAGAGGCTTAGGCTTAGCATTTACATTGATGCACCGCCATTCAATTATCGGTGCATATTTACCACAATGGCGTAATATTGTCGGTCAAATGCAATTTGATTTGTTTCATGCTTATTCTGTCGATGAACATAGCTACCGTTTATTGAAGAATTTATATCGCTTTAGTCAACCAGAACACAGTCATGAATACCCATTATGTAGTAAAATAGTGCAACGCGTTCGTAAACCAGAGCTTTTATACTTTGCCGGTATATTTCATGATATTGCCAAAGGTCGCGGTGGTGATCATGCTAAGTTAGGCGCTATTGATGCTCTAGACTTCGCAAAGATTCATAAATTAGGAGATCATGATGGACGAATGATCTCTTGGTTAGTAGAGCAGCATTTATTAATGTCGGTTACTGCACAACGCAGAGACATTTCCGATCCAGAGGTTATCAAAGCTTTCGCAGAAATTGTTCGCGATGAAGCTCATCTTGACTACTTATATTGCTTAACTGTTGCCGATATGCGTGCTACCAACGAAAGCTTATGGAATAGCTGGAAAGCCAACTTACTTGAAGATTTATACTATGGTACTAAGCGCGCTTTTAGACGTGGCCTAGAAAAACCAGTCGATTTACGAGCCAAAATCAGAGAGAACCAGCAACAAGCCATTGCGATTTTAAAGACAAATATGGTTGACCAAGAACGGTTGCCACAATTATGGAAAGAGTTTAAAGCTGACTATTTTTTACGTTATTCACCTGAACAAATCGCTTGGCACTTTCAACATATATTGTCACACAATAAAGCCAAACCATTGGTTATCATCAGTCCTAAACCTTATCGTGGCGGAACAGAAGTTTTTGTTTATACCCAAGACAAACCCAATATATTTTTCAATATTGTCTCTTTATTGGGCGCGAAAAAGCTTTCTATCCATGATGCAAAAATTACTACCAATAAATCTGGCTACACAGCAAATACTTTTGTTGTGCTTGATAACCGGAATAAAGCCATAAATGACAGCGCTAGGGCATTAAGTATAGCGCGCTCATTGAGTGTCAGATTAGCGTCAAAACAAATTAAGATAAAGCCAAAACCTATTGCGAAGCGATTTCGTCAGTTCAAAGTTCCAACGCATGTCAGCTTTATTGAAGGAACAACTAAAAATCGTACCATGTTAGAAATTGTCGCTTTAGATCATCCAGGGTTATTAGCTAATATTGCCGCTATCTTTCAAAAATGTAATATCCAAATACATTCAGCTAAAATCACAACTTTTGGCGAAAAAGCTGAAGATGTTTTTACTGTTTCGAATAATGACAATCAAGCGTTAAATAAAGAGCAGGAAGCCGCATTAGAAGCTATGCTTTGCGCTGATAGTCATCGATAA
- the map gene encoding type I methionyl aminopeptidase: MTITIKDQQEIEKMRVAGKLAADVLEMIEPHVKAGVTTDELNTLCAEYTDKVQSAISAPLNYHGFPKSICTSVNHVVCHGIPNDVPLVDGDIINIDITVIKDGYHGDTSKMFCIGETSAEDNRLCRITQEALYVGLKKVKPGNTFGEIGTAIQKFIKKSGRYSIVKEYCGHGIGKEFHEEPQIVHYKNNDKDKMLEGMCFTVEPMINLGRANTSLDKEDNWTVYTLDGKKSAQWEHTVVVTKTGCEILTLRKDDTIPRMLHN, encoded by the coding sequence ATGACAATTACGATTAAAGATCAGCAAGAAATTGAAAAAATGAGAGTTGCAGGAAAGCTTGCTGCAGATGTATTGGAAATGATCGAGCCTCACGTTAAAGCAGGTGTAACAACGGATGAGTTGAATACATTATGTGCAGAATATACTGACAAAGTGCAAAGTGCTATTTCTGCACCGTTAAATTATCACGGCTTTCCAAAGTCGATTTGTACTTCGGTGAATCACGTCGTATGTCATGGCATTCCAAATGATGTGCCATTAGTTGATGGCGATATTATTAATATTGACATCACTGTTATTAAAGATGGTTACCATGGTGACACCAGTAAAATGTTTTGTATTGGTGAAACTTCTGCTGAAGATAATCGCCTTTGTCGTATTACTCAAGAAGCATTGTATGTTGGCCTTAAAAAAGTAAAACCTGGTAATACTTTCGGTGAAATCGGCACCGCAATTCAAAAATTCATCAAAAAATCAGGTCGCTATTCAATTGTAAAAGAGTATTGTGGCCATGGTATTGGTAAAGAGTTTCATGAAGAACCACAAATTGTCCATTATAAAAATAATGACAAAGATAAAATGCTCGAAGGTATGTGTTTTACCGTTGAGCCTATGATTAACTTAGGCCGTGCTAACACTTCACTCGACAAAGAAGATAACTGGACGGTATACACCTTAGATGGTAAAAAGTCAGCACAGTGGGAACATACTGTTGTGGTCACCAAAACCGGTTGTGAAATATTAACATTACGCAAAGATGATACGATACCCAGAATGCTGCATAACTAA
- the rpsB gene encoding 30S ribosomal protein S2 — MPNVSMRDMLKAGVHFGHKTRYWNPKMKSYIFGARDKVHIINLEQTVPMFNEALAVLSNVSSKKGKVLFVGTKRAASDAIKEAAIKCDQFYVNHRWLGGMLTNWKTVRQSIKRLKDLEAQSSDGTFEALTKKEALMRTREMEKLEKSLGGIKNMGGLPDVLFIIDADHEHISIKEANNLGIPVISVVDTNSNPDGVDYIVPGNDDAIRAVTLYLDSAANAVLSGREQNIAVQAEKDGFVETE; from the coding sequence ATGCCAAACGTTTCTATGCGCGATATGCTTAAAGCCGGTGTCCATTTCGGTCACAAAACCCGTTACTGGAACCCAAAAATGAAATCATACATTTTTGGTGCTCGTGATAAAGTTCATATCATCAACCTTGAACAAACTGTACCTATGTTCAACGAAGCTCTTGCTGTCTTAAGCAATGTTTCTTCGAAGAAAGGTAAAGTTTTATTTGTTGGTACTAAACGCGCAGCAAGCGATGCTATAAAAGAAGCAGCAATTAAATGTGATCAATTCTACGTAAATCACCGTTGGTTAGGTGGTATGTTGACTAACTGGAAAACAGTTCGTCAATCAATCAAACGTTTAAAAGATCTTGAAGCTCAAAGCTCAGACGGTACTTTTGAAGCGCTTACTAAGAAAGAAGCGTTAATGCGTACACGTGAAATGGAAAAACTTGAGAAAAGCCTTGGTGGTATCAAAAACATGGGTGGTTTACCTGATGTTTTATTCATCATTGATGCGGATCACGAGCACATTTCTATTAAAGAAGCTAACAACTTAGGCATTCCAGTAATTTCTGTTGTTGATACTAACTCAAACCCAGATGGCGTTGACTACATCGTTCCTGGCAACGATGATGCGATTCGCGCTGTGACCTTATACTTAGACTCAGCTGCTAACGCTGTTCTTTCTGGTCGTGAGCAAAACATCGCAGTACAGGCTGAAAAAGACGGTTTTGTTGAAACTGAATAA
- the tsf gene encoding translation elongation factor Ts, which translates to MAITAAQVKELRERTAAGMMDCKKALQEADGDMELAIENMRKSGQAKAAKKAGNIAAEGAILIKTNNGAAVLVEINCQTDFVAKDNNFLGFANEVADAALAAKVTIEELQAQFEEKRITLVTKIGENINVRRVEYIEGAALASYSHGATIGVVVAGEGDAEALKHIAMHVAASKPEYINPADVPASVVENEQRIQLDILKAENDALADNKKKPDDLLEKIIIGRMKKFTGEISLTGQAFIMEPKKTVGAILKEKGLTISSFVRLEVGEGIEKKEEDFAAEVEAQIAAAKA; encoded by the coding sequence ATGGCAATTACTGCTGCACAAGTTAAAGAATTACGTGAACGCACAGCTGCGGGCATGATGGATTGTAAAAAAGCTTTACAAGAAGCTGATGGCGATATGGAACTTGCGATTGAAAACATGCGTAAGTCTGGCCAAGCAAAAGCGGCCAAAAAAGCAGGCAACATTGCTGCTGAAGGTGCTATTTTAATTAAAACTAACAACGGCGCTGCTGTTTTAGTTGAAATTAACTGTCAAACTGATTTTGTTGCAAAAGACAATAACTTCTTAGGTTTTGCTAACGAAGTTGCTGACGCTGCTCTTGCTGCTAAAGTAACTATCGAAGAGCTACAAGCTCAATTCGAAGAAAAGCGTATTACCCTAGTGACTAAAATTGGTGAAAACATCAATGTTCGTCGCGTAGAATACATCGAAGGTGCTGCTTTAGCTTCTTATAGCCATGGCGCTACTATCGGTGTTGTTGTTGCTGGTGAAGGTGATGCAGAAGCACTTAAGCACATCGCTATGCACGTTGCTGCAAGCAAGCCAGAATACATCAACCCTGCAGATGTTCCTGCTAGCGTAGTTGAAAACGAACAACGTATTCAATTAGATATCTTAAAAGCTGAAAACGATGCGCTTGCAGATAACAAGAAAAAGCCAGATGATTTGCTTGAAAAAATCATCATTGGCCGTATGAAGAAATTTACGGGTGAAATTTCTTTAACCGGTCAAGCTTTCATCATGGAGCCTAAGAAAACTGTTGGCGCCATTTTAAAAGAAAAAGGCTTAACAATTTCTTCATTCGTTCGCTTAGAAGTTGGTGAAGGTATTGAGAAAAAAGAAGAAGATTTTGCTGCTGAAGTAGAAGCACAAATCGCTGCAGCTAAGGCTTAA
- the pyrH gene encoding UMP kinase, which yields MSVNPKPMYRRILLKLSGEALMGEEGFGIDPKVLDRMAQEIKELIEMGIQVGLVIGGGNLFRGKGLAEAGMNRVVGDQMGMLATVMNGLAMRDALHRAFVNTRLMSAIDLAGVCDRYNWAEAISLLKSGRVVIFSAGTGNPFFTTDSAACLRGIEIEADVVLKATKVDGIYSEDPVANPEATLYSHLSYQEVLEKELQVMDLAAFTLARDHSMTLRVFNMNKPGALKSVIMGGEEGTTIDHAENLN from the coding sequence ATGAGCGTCAACCCCAAACCAATGTATCGTCGAATCCTTTTAAAACTTAGTGGTGAAGCCCTGATGGGTGAAGAAGGTTTTGGCATAGATCCAAAAGTATTGGATCGTATGGCACAAGAAATTAAAGAATTAATCGAAATGGGCATTCAGGTCGGCTTAGTTATTGGCGGTGGCAATCTGTTTCGTGGTAAGGGTCTTGCTGAAGCTGGTATGAATCGTGTTGTTGGCGACCAAATGGGTATGTTAGCAACCGTGATGAATGGTTTGGCTATGCGTGATGCTTTACATCGTGCCTTTGTCAATACCCGTTTAATGTCAGCGATTGACCTTGCTGGTGTTTGTGACCGTTATAATTGGGCTGAAGCGATCAGCTTATTAAAGTCTGGTCGGGTGGTTATTTTCAGCGCAGGTACTGGTAATCCGTTTTTTACCACAGACTCTGCTGCCTGTTTACGTGGCATTGAAATAGAGGCTGATGTGGTGCTAAAAGCAACAAAAGTTGATGGCATTTATTCAGAAGACCCCGTTGCTAATCCAGAGGCAACTTTATATAGCCATTTGAGCTATCAAGAAGTTTTAGAGAAAGAATTACAAGTGATGGATTTAGCTGCATTCACTTTAGCTCGAGATCATAGTATGACCTTACGTGTGTTTAATATGAATAAACCTGGCGCGTTAAAGTCGGTCATTATGGGCGGTGAAGAAGGTACAACAATCGATCACGCTGAAAATTTAAATTAA
- the frr gene encoding ribosome recycling factor, with product MINEIKQDAQERMAKSIESLKISLNKIRTGRAHRSLLDNIVVEYYGMDTPLSQVGNISVPDARTLAITVFDKGMIGAVEKAILKSDLGLNPSSQGTLIRIPLPALTEERRKDLVKVVRGEAEGGKVAIRNIRRDANTDIKSLNKEKDISDDEMHQAEDEVQKITDTFIKQVDDVLSVKEKELMEI from the coding sequence GTGATAAACGAAATAAAACAAGACGCTCAAGAACGAATGGCGAAAAGTATCGAGTCATTAAAAATTAGTTTGAACAAAATACGTACTGGCCGAGCACATCGCTCTTTACTTGATAATATTGTCGTTGAATATTACGGTATGGATACACCACTGAGTCAAGTGGGTAATATCTCTGTACCAGATGCACGGACATTAGCGATTACAGTCTTTGATAAAGGTATGATTGGCGCGGTTGAAAAAGCGATTCTAAAATCTGATCTTGGGCTTAACCCATCATCTCAAGGTACGTTAATTCGTATTCCTTTACCTGCGTTAACCGAAGAGCGCCGTAAAGATCTAGTCAAGGTTGTACGCGGTGAAGCTGAAGGTGGTAAAGTTGCTATTCGCAATATTCGTCGTGATGCAAATACTGATATTAAATCACTAAATAAAGAAAAAGATATTAGTGATGATGAAATGCACCAAGCGGAAGATGAAGTACAAAAAATAACGGATACATTTATTAAACAAGTTGATGATGTTTTATCCGTTAAGGAAAAGGAATTAATGGAAATTTAA
- a CDS encoding isoprenyl transferase has translation MSNTENQLKQLLTTEVKIPQHVAIIMDGNGRWAQLRGKKRVAGHKSGVESVRTTVATAAKHGVKALTLFAFSSENWQRPESEVSVLMDLFMFVLTREVKRLHKNSIKFQVIGDLTKFSSKLQKMIKESEALTTENTGMVLSIAANYGGRWDIAQAAKVLARKVERQELNADDITEASLHEQTSLAELPELDLLIRTGGDYRISNFLLWQAAYAELYFTEVLWPDFNEAEFTKAITLFDQRERRFGQTSEQVTNKN, from the coding sequence GTGAGTAATACAGAAAATCAACTTAAGCAATTGCTAACCACAGAGGTAAAAATACCTCAACATGTTGCCATTATTATGGATGGCAATGGTCGTTGGGCGCAGCTTCGAGGTAAAAAACGGGTAGCAGGGCATAAATCTGGCGTTGAGTCAGTAAGAACTACCGTAGCAACAGCTGCAAAGCATGGTGTTAAAGCCTTGACTTTATTTGCCTTTAGCAGTGAAAATTGGCAGCGCCCAGAAAGTGAAGTTAGTGTTTTAATGGATTTATTTATGTTTGTGTTAACCCGAGAGGTTAAACGTTTACATAAAAATAGTATTAAATTTCAAGTGATCGGTGATTTAACTAAATTTTCGAGTAAATTACAGAAAATGATTAAAGAATCAGAGGCACTAACGACTGAAAATACGGGTATGGTGTTATCAATAGCCGCTAACTATGGTGGCCGTTGGGACATTGCGCAGGCAGCAAAAGTTTTAGCTAGAAAGGTTGAACGCCAAGAATTAAATGCTGATGATATCACCGAAGCATCATTGCACGAACAGACAAGTCTGGCAGAGCTTCCCGAATTAGATCTATTAATTAGAACCGGTGGTGATTATCGCATTAGTAACTTTTTGCTCTGGCAAGCAGCTTATGCAGAGTTGTACTTTACTGAAGTACTTTGGCCCGATTTCAATGAAGCAGAGTTTACGAAAGCAATTACATTGTTTGATCAACGGGAACGACGTTTTGGCCAAACGAGTGAACAAGTAACTAATAAGAACTAA